The region CTATAAGAATGTTGGTAGGAAGCGCACGCAATATTGTTGTCGACTGATATGAGTACAACATGACATGCAAACTCATTACTCGCTGCGATCTCAAAAACCATATCACAATCACTGATCAAAAACAGCTACACTTTGTTTATAGATGTTTATCGCGCATTCTATATAAGGTTTAGTACAGGTAAAATGACACTATATTTTCTGAACCTAGCTCATTTATTGGTTGGTCAAAGAATGAAGTGCGAGTACATTGCGGTGAAAACATTATATTTCTTCGTAACTTTATTTGGAACTACTAAGGGAGATGTAAGTACTGTACCTAGGCACAaccacctgcaataatatgttacacaacagaggccgcaaaaatatctgacacgatcttaatttgtagagccataagagcgtgtcacatatttttgcggccttcgaagagtaacataataggctagatgacaaattttcatttatggtatctcatatacaggatgattcatgagacgtgagcaggactaatcctgcacactcagtaactgataattgatcgatcaccgtcgtatttaggagaaacaacaacactttttcctattttgttactttttggtgagggcaaatttaattctcaacaatcatggtcaccctacaggacctaattaatcaacataaaacctctttaaccgtaatggcattttgattacgaagaaaataaaatgtcaaacttgagtgagatacgagttttcaaaagtaaccagaccgtgatgacagtaatgacattcaatttgacacagaatatcggtagtttagtattctaattttagggtgaccatgcatgtcgtaaaaaaattcaaaactttttttttcaacacgactagaaaattaacgttaacctcactaatactgatacgaaacagttgcttataattaacgatatgcgcagtgttagtcctgctcacgtctcctgaatcaccctgtataaatgatagtcaaagtccgacagtcgtacttcacacgcgaaacgctcctaacaaaacaataagtgaacgtgacgtcaaggtcactgagagtccatcttgaagtatggacaaaataagaaaattgcgtttttgtcgaTAAAATATTGCATTAATGTACATAGTAGCTATACAATATATTTTTGGTTAAAATGTAAAGATCCTTACTTATTGCCTTTttagaagtaaaaaaaaaactaatattttgaaactttcaggtcctgtatttttgcattatttccataggtatattattttaatatccacattatAGTGATAAATTACTTTTATGATGGCTTACCTAAcggataaggtaaacgtactggtgctcgacgctgTTCCAGTACATGTCAActtgaaacttaagtaattgtcaatagaggtgacagcaaggtgtcatctattgggcattagcatgtcgagcactagtacgttacCTTATATTTATAACGGTCTACTCACAACAAGTAGATACCTAcgttttgttgttgtttacaGGAATGTTACCGTGCAGAATTTTCAGAAGATGTCTGGCCCTGTGCCGATTTTGAAAATGAGGTCATGAAATGCGACCCGCTCGAGCTAGGTATGGTGGATGGAAAGGAGGGGGAATTGGGCTTGCAAGGAATGGTCGGGCTTGACGCCGAAATAGAGGATGGAACAGTGGTATAGTATATCCATATCCattctaatattataaaggcgaaagtttgtctgtctgtctgtctgtctgtctgtctgtctgtctgtctgttacctcttcacgcttaagccgctgaaccgatttagttgaaatttggtatagagatattttgagtcccggttcccggacataggatagtttttatgtaggaaatcatccctgaagagagtgaaaaggggggtggaattaaaagagttaatgaattgcctaataattgaagtaagcaatgcgctaattgaatgattgctattagcattatccagtcgctatacctactttggctgctgtcactaattccacgcagacgaagtcgccggcaaaagctagtaattgATAAAACcttggaggatataaccaaacggagacgccttgtctgtaattttctgtacaaaacagtttgCCGAtgtttgcgggggaggggcggggcacgtcaaatgtatgttacgtaacgtaaaaatagctatgtcggataaacgtcagtccatacaatgtgtatgaccataggccgcctattttcgacagaggggaacgcctgttaatggctacgccgtttggttatattattATCCTCTAAGGATAAAACAGatgaaaataaacatttataaaagtccttacatcattttttttcCTAAGACAAGTACAATGCTGTTTATCTACAAAATTACGTAGAATTGAAATTACATTTCGTAGTTAAACAATATTGTATTGTTTCAATAACATTAGGAACTTAAGAGGGCGCGTacagccaggaaattagaaaggaacaaaaaaatatggcgcgccgcgcgaaacttgcgacggaagaCTTTACGATCGCGCGGGTTTTGATGTTTTACCTCAGTAACTCTGAAAGTGTACTGCTGATTAAAATTTTGCTGGTCAAATCCATCGGATATATggctagctattttatactaaaattataatatactGATATGGGATGCAGGGTAACGAAAATTAGACAcgttttcgtatttttttttctatcaagcCAACTTTATCCTTTTAAGGTTTTCTTGATGTCTGTCATTAGaaatatagtctagtttccgTATGATATTTTTCATTGCATTTGCCTTTCATTGAAACCTGTAATCAACCATTTGCGGCAAATTGTAAAGTTCGCGCACGAAGTTAGAGGAATCATCCCGCTCACTTTCTAAGTCCCCGCAGGGATGCGGTGCACACCCTCTCGCTTCCTCAGCTCATAATACCTCAAACTTCATACACGAATTTTACCTAGTTTCATTTGACTCCTTACGTGACTAAGATTTCATTGAGTAGGTGCACGTTGATTGTGTTTTTACAGATGAATGTCGAAATATGGAAAATCATGGATATTGGAAAGGAATACCTGTACCATGCCCAGGGTGACATATGTGCCAGCATAAAAGACACCAACACACCGTGGTTTCCTTTGATTGATGCAATGAAGATAGAAGCATGCCCTATACCAGTGGTAattaccaatatttttttatcttgtaGCGGACCTCtgtttattttaattgtttCGAAGACATTTGAAATAATCACGTAAGGACAAATCACGTAAGTAATATATTTCGTCTAAAGTGACAGTTGAAGAAGTAAATATACATCGAAattcaacaaaaaaataattaaaacatgccGGATCTTTATAAGCCGTGATTCAGGATAGCTTAACTTACTTAGGAAATAAGTTTTAATAAAGTCGCGACGAATTCTCTTGGCAACCTCTTGAAACCTCGCTGAATATCTTATTATATTCTAAATTCTATGATTGTtccagaaaaaatatgaagtaaaAGATATGGTACTCAATTTGGAGCACACGAAAGAAATGTTGAACCACGAGATGTGCGGCTCGTATGTTGCGCGATTGCGTATGACAAAAGAAGAAGATCAGATATCTTGTCACGAGCTAGGAGTTTCTGTAACCGAATACAGTTGCAATAAAACTGAAGACTAAAATGCTAAACCTccttttttccttctttttttttttcatgccacgaataaactatttctatttctatttctaaacCGAATATTACTGTCGTTTTATTATTCATTAATGACCGCACACGGTTGATTCTTTTTGCAACATCTGtaggtaggggagaccgagttAAAGATGAACCTCGGGGCGGGGTGCGTGagttatggtaacattccatttataaccgcagctgcattactgtcaattttactatagaaattgacaatgacagcgacgcgttcagtaccggtagtgcagctgcggttagaaatggaatgttaccattacgCACGATATCGAGCTATGGAACCGCCATTATTAAGTTAGTTCCATTTTAAGTCTCGGCTCACCGGTCAGTGGACCTGGAAAAAAAACGACTTCCTTCTTGTTTTGGCTGCTCTGCGTGAAAAATCataatattttgaataataTTACGATATTTTAAGTCAAGTGTCGATGTACGAGTATTATGATATGAAGGTAGTAAGCatgtttttacaatattttcaaGCTAAACACCGTTAAGAAAAGAAAAATCAAAACTTTATAAATATTAGCactgtttataaccttcacagCTTTAGGTTAGAAATTGTTAGTAttacctcatcatcatcatcatcatcataacttaagagctttgctcttgtcggtggagtaatcgccaatcatttctttcttgtgctaatcttttaatttcctcatacgacgcattattctttatttggctgagataagtaATTCTAGGTCTCCCTTCTTCTCTTGTCTTTTCAATCCTGCCTTCCAGGAAGTTTAGGAAAAAGTTATCATGCCGTATAAGGTGTCCTAACATCATGCCTCTCCTATTTCTTATTGCAATTAACAAGCATCGCTTTTCTCCTATCATACTCAGGACCTCTTCATTCGTCTTCCTTTCAGTCCAGCTAATCCTCTCCAcctccgccaacaccacatttcgaaagCCTACCTAGCTTACTTATCTAGCCTACCTACCTAGCTTAGTATTACCTATTATTGCATTGCATTTATTGCTAGCATTTGTATTCAGTCGAAGGGTGGGTGGTTTGTAGTAGGTAGGGCCCTGCCTGGGCCCACAATTCTTTCGCTGGGGTCGATGAGTAGGTCGAGGATGAGGATGCGCATACGCGTGAGCATTGTCAGCCCGACTAAAATTTGTTTCTTGCGATTTTACATTATGCCCAGAGCTATGGGACAAGACCGGATAGTATTAGAAACGAGTGCAACAGTTTGGACACCTCACGAAAATTCTTATATACTCTTGCTCGAAAGGGTTCAGAAAAGGTATTTACGTCActtatacaaaaaacaatttactTATTATCCATACATGTACCCGACGCGTTTTCTGCTAGGCATGCTAGGGTACGAATCACTAGAAATCAGACTGTCGTCTGATTGCTAGGTGTCCCTAGCAGTAGCGAAGCTCGCCCTAGGCGTCATCCATAATAGGGTGGATTGTGTAGAACTGGTGTGTGAGGTAGTAAGACTGTATGCACCTGATGCGCGCGGGCGACTGCGCAGCGCGCGGCTGCTGGCAGCGCCGCCCGCGTGCAGCGGCCTGCTGCGCCAAGCGCCGCTACACACCGCACTCACGCTGCTCAACTCTGTGCTTAATATGGCACCACACATTGATGTGTTCGCATCCAAGTGGTCACAGCTTGTAAAAGAATGTAAACGAATATTTGAATCGCTGTATTAATTAAGTAGTATAGTGTAGTGAATTTAAAAATTAGGTTAAGTAATGTTGGTTAGTATTTAAGATTGTAATGTATTGGCGAACGCtgtaattacaatttttttgaataataaacaataaacaatttaTGTGCTGtattagagatgggccgaaaatggactttgccgaatacgaatattcggttcAGCTCATACCGAAACGAATATTCGGTTGTTCTAAAACTGCctaaaacgctgaaaacaagTTCATTCAGGTCCGCGATCTGCAATCGTAACGTGTTTTTGACCCTTCTCCCCCGACCGATCGGGAATGTTTATGAAAAGAAATGGAAACGTCTCATACATGATTGCGAAATTCATCCGCGCTAACTAGCGGACGCCCCTAAAAAAGAATTtgtttattcggtaaatattcggcAGTTCGAACCGAACTATTCTGCTgaatacgaacattgaaaaatatagactccggctggagcaaaaatctttggaaacttagcaaaagacaactccaaatcataacgggggtgtttactggccattacggggtcaaaggatttctggccaagatgggacactctgacaacaccgattgtcgtatgtgtggcgaagaggaagagacagtaagacacttaatgtgtgaatgtcacgccctcgccagacaaagaatgaagggctttggagcaggatacctggaaccaaaggactttaaaacgctacccatgagctccatcatccgacacatggatatggtgggaaaagctcttgagtagttgacggatcttttctagggggtaactgcacaaaagatccctatgggtcgaagtgtatccgcaagggcccccgaaaacaataagataagcaagataataagataattaagATTAAATATTATGAATAATAAGTTTTAACGAAGTTCGCTTAAAACTTGCTATTTATAAAATTGAATCATCTATACCTACTTATCAATTACCACTTATTAATCTTTCCTTGTCTAGAAAATTCCTATTGATTTCATAAGCTGTTGCATTgaaatttcaacttgatgtcTTTGGTAGTATAATACAGGACCTGCATTTTTGGCGATATATTTCTTTGCTAAGTGTCTTGCTTTCTCCGTTATAGCTCCGCTCCTTACCTAAAGAGGTCTTTAGCCCCTAGTTAAAAGCTATGTTCAAGCACTAGCCTCGTGCAAGCCCGACATTAGTCATTGCACAAAACAGTGCTCGTGACGTCTGCCACGGGCTCTCCGCATAAAGTACTTTAATTTGCGGAGGATTCGCTCGAGAGAATTATTTCAGACTTGCTTACTTTGCGGGCTTTTGTTCTGTGAGGGTTTGTCAGGgtgtatgtataattgtatattttaGCAGCAATCTAGTATTCTGATCCTACTAATCTTACTATAACATGCGCTCAATGACAATATAGAAAAGAGCGTAAAATTTAATAATGTCTTATTTGTCATATTTTGGAAAATTATAGGTGATATTTTTAAccctattaaataaaaacgcAACACAGACATTAACTTATAGCATGTGAGAAACAGGATACTTATTCATTTCTTTCCTTCATTTAAGTTTTTTCTGCACTCTGCAAGCCAAATGgagtttttttacaaaaatacagTGTTTGTTGTACCATTAATACATAATTTACTGAATACgattatcaataaaataactTCTGAGCGTTAGCTTGACGAATATAAGGATATAGAAAAATAACAACGGTAGCAGTGAATATAAAACACAACgattaaaaatatacctatgtaggtattaaGTAGTTATTATAGtgaaatatataagtatatatgtacatCACTTAATACATTTGTGAGGAAGAACCAACAAACTATTTGGCAAATTGAGAAAGCGTGTCCGGCTCTCGAGTTAAGTTTGACGAAAAAGGGAAAATCAAAGCGACACTCGACTACTCTTCAGCGCTCTTGGGGCGCACTGCGACAGACGAAGTTGTCATTTACAGCGGCCCGTGACACGACAGGTTTCCGTTTCGAGTAAACTACCTATAAATTGTTCAAATTAAGACTCTTGGCCGAGCAGGTCCTATGACAAAACAGAGAAATTATAAGAGTAGTTCACAAAACTGAACATTGATtgcattataatttataataaataaaggtTGA is a window of Cydia splendana chromosome 1, ilCydSple1.2, whole genome shotgun sequence DNA encoding:
- the LOC134792027 gene encoding uncharacterized protein LOC134792027, which produces MTLYFLNLAHLLVGQRMKCEYIAVKTLYFFVTLFGTTKGDECYRAEFSEDVWPCADFENEVMKCDPLELGMVDGKEGELGLQGMVGLDAEIEDGTVMNVEIWKIMDIGKEYLYHAQGDICASIKDTNTPWFPLIDAMKIEACPIPVKKYEVKDMVLNLEHTKEMLNHEMCGSYVARLRMTKEEDQISCHELGVSVTEYSCNKTED